Proteins co-encoded in one uncultured Draconibacterium sp. genomic window:
- a CDS encoding aminotransferase class I/II-fold pyridoxal phosphate-dependent enzyme, with the protein MNPQAAELNSVIQAKSTPVFELLSERGKNIFFPKKGILGQTAEAKGTKINATIGAAIEDDGTPMRLEAVASKINMDPSLVFPYAPSFGRPDIRAKWKSMIYGKNPSLDGVELSLPVVTNALTHGISMAGYMFADAEDEIIVPDLFWGNYNLTLTNAYGCSLGKFNLFKDGGFDLESFEAKLNEGGVGKKIVILNFPNNPSGYTPTEEEQDAIVAIIKKAAEAGNKIVTITDDAYFGLVYEEGIASESIFSPLSQLHENVLAVKVDGATKEDYVWGFRVGFITYGIKGGDAELYNALEAKTAGAIRGNISNAANISQSLLLSAFESDEYAQQKEAKYQIMQKRYDAVKEALSDEKYKEYFEAIPYNSGYFMCVQLADGLVGDEVRQLLIKKYGIGLIALGNVLRVAFSAVAASDVKEMFDGIYNACKDCKK; encoded by the coding sequence ATGAATCCACAGGCTGCTGAACTTAACAGCGTAATTCAAGCAAAAAGCACACCCGTTTTTGAACTGCTTTCTGAAAGAGGTAAGAATATTTTCTTCCCCAAAAAAGGAATTCTGGGACAAACCGCTGAAGCTAAAGGAACTAAGATTAATGCAACCATTGGAGCCGCAATTGAGGACGACGGAACACCTATGCGACTGGAAGCTGTGGCTTCAAAGATCAATATGGATCCATCGCTGGTTTTTCCGTATGCGCCAAGTTTTGGTCGTCCTGATATCAGAGCAAAATGGAAAAGCATGATTTACGGGAAAAACCCGTCACTCGATGGAGTTGAACTGAGTTTGCCGGTAGTTACCAATGCTCTTACGCATGGCATCAGCATGGCAGGTTATATGTTTGCCGATGCTGAAGATGAAATTATTGTTCCCGACCTTTTCTGGGGGAACTACAATTTAACGCTTACCAATGCTTACGGTTGTTCGCTAGGCAAATTCAATCTCTTTAAGGATGGTGGTTTCGATTTGGAATCGTTTGAAGCCAAATTAAACGAAGGTGGAGTTGGAAAAAAGATTGTTATTCTGAATTTCCCGAATAACCCATCAGGTTATACACCAACCGAAGAAGAGCAGGATGCCATTGTTGCCATCATAAAAAAAGCTGCTGAGGCGGGTAACAAAATCGTTACAATCACCGATGATGCCTATTTTGGATTGGTTTACGAGGAAGGAATTGCTTCCGAAAGTATTTTCTCGCCATTGAGCCAGTTACACGAAAATGTGTTGGCTGTTAAGGTTGATGGAGCTACAAAAGAAGATTACGTTTGGGGATTCCGCGTTGGTTTTATCACCTATGGAATTAAAGGTGGCGATGCCGAATTATATAATGCGCTGGAAGCCAAAACTGCCGGTGCCATCCGTGGAAACATTTCGAATGCGGCCAATATTTCACAATCGTTACTGCTTTCAGCTTTCGAAAGCGATGAATATGCACAGCAAAAAGAAGCGAAATACCAAATTATGCAGAAACGTTACGATGCGGTAAAAGAAGCTTTAAGCGATGAAAAATACAAAGAGTATTTCGAGGCTATTCCTTATAACTCGGGTTATTTTATGTGTGTTCAGCTTGCAGATGGGCTGGTTGGAGACGAAGTTCGCCAGTTGCTGATTAAAAAATACGGAATAGGGCTAATTGCTTTGGGTAACGTATTACGAGTTGCTTTCTCGGCAGTAGCCGCTTCTGATGTAAAAGAAATGTTCGACGGGATTTACAACGCTTGTAAAGACTGTAAGAAATAA
- a CDS encoding isochorismatase family protein: protein MGNEKLIFWNVDTQVDFVEPEGKLYVEGAEKIKPLWQEITAIAKQKNIRVVNTADFHYPESAELSDEPDFVNTFPQHCMANTCGAEYVAETQPDDAMEFDWNKEYETFEMVKSARNIVIRKDAFDVFAGNPYTDNILQMVLPEIVVVYGVTTNVCVNDAVVGLSKRVKRVIVLKDAIKELPNLPLPFDDWEKLGVEMMAFKELAAQL, encoded by the coding sequence ATGGGAAACGAGAAACTTATATTTTGGAATGTTGACACGCAGGTAGATTTTGTGGAACCGGAAGGCAAGCTATATGTCGAAGGTGCCGAAAAAATAAAACCTTTGTGGCAAGAAATTACTGCTATTGCAAAGCAGAAAAATATACGGGTAGTAAACACAGCTGATTTTCATTACCCCGAATCAGCAGAACTCTCTGATGAGCCGGACTTTGTAAATACTTTTCCACAACATTGTATGGCTAACACTTGCGGAGCAGAATACGTTGCCGAAACGCAACCTGACGATGCGATGGAGTTTGACTGGAACAAAGAATACGAAACGTTTGAGATGGTTAAATCTGCACGGAATATCGTCATTCGGAAAGATGCTTTTGATGTGTTTGCCGGAAATCCTTATACCGATAATATTTTGCAGATGGTTTTGCCCGAAATCGTGGTGGTTTATGGTGTAACAACCAATGTTTGTGTAAACGATGCGGTTGTTGGCCTGTCGAAAAGGGTGAAGCGTGTTATTGTTTTGAAAGATGCAATAAAAGAACTACCGAATCTTCCTTTGCCTTTTGATGATTGGGAAAAGCTGGGTGTTGAAATGATGGCGTTTAAGGAGTTGGCGGCTCAGCTTTAG